A single Iodidimonas sp. SYSU 1G8 DNA region contains:
- a CDS encoding LuxR C-terminal-related transcriptional regulator, whose protein sequence is MKRALRAAVAQLRAAETLEEAIPVLKGAGELLGLPMVTVNGDYSSNRLLGDGTGGTLAAALGWSPDILTGWSSEELTPFSPVGAACRLSSLPFAWRSDSFACPVPTRIEAPQERVLDFLAELGVTGGITTPVHLPFSRIGSVTWFSFDRKFNFDRVLEAHKDSFILLGHYFMALADSEMESLAAERAFSLSRREIECLTWVALGKTDTEIAAIIGRSMSTARFHVDKAVAKLNAVSRTQAVAKAAQLGMIGAVI, encoded by the coding sequence ATGAAACGAGCGCTTAGGGCCGCGGTCGCACAGCTGCGCGCGGCAGAAACCCTCGAAGAAGCCATCCCTGTCCTGAAGGGGGCCGGCGAGTTGCTCGGCCTGCCCATGGTCACGGTGAATGGCGACTATTCATCCAACCGCCTGCTGGGGGACGGCACGGGGGGCACCCTTGCCGCGGCGCTTGGCTGGTCTCCGGATATCCTCACCGGCTGGTCCTCGGAGGAACTGACGCCGTTCAGTCCGGTCGGCGCGGCCTGCAGGCTGTCGTCGCTGCCCTTCGCCTGGCGCAGCGACAGCTTCGCCTGTCCGGTGCCGACGCGGATCGAGGCGCCGCAGGAACGGGTGCTGGATTTTCTCGCCGAACTGGGCGTCACCGGCGGTATCACGACGCCCGTGCATCTGCCGTTCAGCCGGATCGGATCGGTCACCTGGTTCAGCTTCGACCGGAAGTTCAATTTCGACCGGGTTCTGGAGGCACACAAGGACAGTTTCATTCTGCTGGGCCACTACTTCATGGCGCTCGCCGACAGCGAGATGGAAAGCCTGGCGGCAGAACGGGCGTTCAGCCTGAGCCGCCGGGAGATCGAATGCCTGACCTGGGTGGCGCTGGGAAAGACGGATACGGAGATTGCCGCGATCATCGGCCGTTCCATGTCGACTGCCCGCTTTCATGTCGACAAGGCGGTGGCGAAGCTGAATGCCGTCAGCCGGACGCAGGCGGTCGCCAAGGCCGCGCAGCTGGGCATGATCGGCGCCGTCATCTGA
- a CDS encoding cytochrome P450 translates to MTDLSERLPVDAYSLMDPAVRECPYPFYAAMRRDCPVYRMPETGFYVISRYRDLQTVLKDTVTFSNNSAAARDRSLGRINPTIDEMYRTRGWVTVPTLQRTDPPLHGRYRRPIDRTFTASRVREMTPYIDGIVADLVDKLLDEGRAGATVDFVTSFAVPLPCLVIADQFGLPREDVGKLKLWSDALMDSFGMLMTPEREQEVARLILEAQTYFAAAFEERRTRPRGDMLSDLVAVPEGAEPLSMNELLDMMMQLLTGGNDTTTGAIAEGLLLLLRHPEQQDALRRDPSLVRNFVEEVLRVESPVQGLLRVATRTVELGGTVIPEGAVVIARYASANRDEEKFLDGERFDVMRTNSGAHLAFGAGAHFCPGAMLGRQEMTSAFTQLLERLYDIQLAVADDTLEHHPSLLHRRLKSLPVRFRPR, encoded by the coding sequence TTGACCGATCTGTCAGAACGCCTTCCCGTTGACGCCTACAGCCTGATGGATCCGGCTGTGCGCGAATGTCCCTACCCGTTCTATGCGGCCATGCGCCGCGACTGTCCGGTCTACCGGATGCCCGAAACCGGCTTCTATGTGATCAGCCGCTACCGGGATCTGCAGACGGTTCTCAAGGACACCGTGACCTTCTCGAACAACTCGGCTGCCGCGAGGGATCGCTCCCTTGGCCGGATCAATCCGACCATCGACGAGATGTACCGCACCCGAGGCTGGGTGACCGTACCGACCCTTCAGCGGACCGATCCGCCGCTCCATGGACGCTATCGGCGCCCGATCGACCGGACGTTTACCGCCTCCCGTGTTCGCGAGATGACCCCCTATATCGATGGCATCGTCGCTGATCTGGTCGACAAATTGCTTGATGAGGGACGGGCCGGCGCGACAGTGGACTTTGTGACCAGCTTTGCGGTTCCACTGCCCTGTCTCGTCATCGCCGACCAGTTCGGCCTTCCGCGCGAGGATGTGGGGAAGCTCAAGCTTTGGTCGGATGCGCTGATGGACAGCTTTGGCATGTTGATGACACCCGAGAGGGAACAAGAGGTCGCACGTCTCATCCTTGAGGCTCAAACCTACTTCGCCGCGGCCTTCGAGGAGCGGCGGACTAGACCGCGCGGAGACATGCTGTCGGATCTGGTTGCCGTACCCGAGGGTGCCGAGCCCCTGTCCATGAACGAACTGCTCGACATGATGATGCAGCTGCTTACCGGCGGCAATGACACCACCACCGGTGCGATCGCGGAAGGCTTGCTGCTGCTGCTGCGACACCCTGAACAGCAGGACGCGCTTCGCCGTGACCCATCGCTCGTTCGAAACTTTGTCGAGGAGGTATTACGCGTGGAATCACCCGTTCAGGGATTGCTGCGCGTGGCCACCAGGACCGTGGAACTGGGGGGCACGGTCATCCCGGAAGGCGCGGTCGTCATCGCCCGGTATGCGTCGGCCAACAGGGACGAGGAAAAATTCCTGGATGGCGAGCGCTTCGATGTAATGCGCACAAATTCCGGCGCGCATCTGGCATTCGGCGCGGGCGCTCACTTTTGCCCTGGCGCCATGCTGGGCAGGCAGGAAATGACCAGCGCATTCACCCAACTTCTCGAACGGCTGTACGACATCCAGTTGGCAGTCGCCGACGATACGCTGGAACATCATCCCAGCCTGCTGCATCGCCGGCTCAAATCACTGCCCGTTCGCTTCAGGCCCCGTTAG